One window from the genome of bacterium encodes:
- a CDS encoding sodium:calcium antiporter, whose translation MARRRRRSVVHFVFVVAGIMGLWLGTELALRSTIELAERRGLSHGFLGLTVLAVGTDLPELVVAIQGGLSQLGGVETAGIVVGNAVGSAITQGSLVLGVAGLFGYLRLAPRMIRRDGGVLVFSIAVVALLAADGQLDRLESGALLGAYAIYFVSLLQAERSGPKASSKPRGGETLLVLGILGGLVLVVFSAEFVVGGAVALAKLQGWDQTVVGLLLIGAGTSLPELALSLGAAAKGRTGLSVGNIIGSNIFDLLVPLGVSGMIYPLSVSASTLVIDLPFLALLTLAALVFFVRKRGLQRNEAIAMIVLYSSFAVLRILLVDSS comes from the coding sequence GTGGCTCGCCGAAGGCGGCGTAGCGTGGTGCATTTCGTCTTCGTCGTAGCCGGAATCATGGGTCTCTGGCTGGGGACGGAGCTCGCATTGCGAAGCACCATCGAGTTGGCCGAGCGACGCGGACTCTCTCACGGATTCCTCGGACTCACGGTGCTGGCTGTCGGGACCGACCTGCCGGAACTCGTCGTGGCCATCCAGGGTGGACTCTCCCAACTGGGCGGTGTTGAAACAGCGGGGATCGTCGTCGGGAACGCGGTCGGCAGCGCGATTACGCAGGGCAGCCTCGTGCTCGGCGTAGCGGGCCTGTTCGGATATCTACGTCTCGCTCCCCGCATGATTCGCCGTGACGGCGGGGTTCTCGTGTTCTCGATCGCCGTCGTCGCTCTCCTCGCTGCAGACGGGCAGTTGGACCGGCTCGAGAGCGGAGCGCTACTCGGTGCGTACGCGATCTACTTCGTCTCTCTCCTCCAGGCGGAGCGATCGGGACCGAAGGCGTCCTCGAAACCTCGAGGGGGAGAGACGCTTCTCGTACTGGGCATTCTCGGCGGACTCGTCCTCGTCGTGTTTTCGGCCGAGTTCGTCGTGGGCGGCGCCGTCGCGCTCGCGAAGCTGCAGGGATGGGACCAGACGGTGGTCGGGCTGCTTCTCATCGGCGCCGGGACCAGCCTCCCGGAGCTCGCCCTGTCTCTCGGTGCGGCCGCCAAGGGGCGAACCGGACTCTCAGTAGGCAACATCATCGGCAGCAACATCTTCGATCTGTTGGTGCCTCTCGGAGTCAGCGGAATGATCTACCCGCTGTCCGTGAGCGCCTCGACGCTCGTCATCGACCTCCCGTTCCTCGCGCTCCTGACGCTAGCCGCACTGGTGTTCTTCGTCCGAAAGCGTGGACTTCAGCGGAACGAGGCAATCGCGATGATCGTCCTCTACTCGTCCTTTGCGGTGCTTCGGATTCTGTTGGTCGATTCGAGCTGA